Genomic DNA from Nonomuraea rubra:
CACGGCGGGGTGGCCGCCCTGATGACGGGTCCAGGCGCGGACGACGTCGGGCATGGCCGCGATCGCCGCCTCCGACAGGATCGCCTCCCTGGGCAGCCACTGGGTCAGGAACTGCGCGGCCCTGGCGGGGCTCCACCACAGCGGGCGGTCCCCGACGAACTCGACCAGCTTCCCGAACGCCTCCTGGGCCCCGGGCTCGTCGGGCAGCACGATCTCGGTGGCCGTGTCACGGGCGCGGCCGGGCTCACCAGGCTCGGAGGCCCGGGGTTCCGGCGTGGTGTCGTGCGTGCGGGTGAGGGCGGCGCGGGCGCGGGCGATGGCGAACGGGCGCACGGCGGGCAGCGTGTCGGCGACCTGTGCCCCCATGACGCGGTCGGTCAGCTCGAAGGCGTCCAGGATCCGCGCCGCCACGCTCTCGGGCGGCGTCGGCCGCAGGTCCAGCTCGTCGAGGAACTTGGCCTCCTCGACCACCGCGTCCACGGCCAGGCCGCCGCTGGGCTGGTCGATGCCGACGACGAGGACGTGCGGCTCCTTGCCGTTGTCGTACCGGAAGGAGAGGGCCGCCAGGACCTGCTCGCCGTAGGGGTCGGCCTTGCCGTACCAGCCGCCGTCGCAGGTGACGCGGCCCATCCGGCGCACCCATCCGGGCAGGCTCTCGATCACCGCGTGCGGGTCTTCGGGGCCCGGACCGCCGACCGCCGCCAGGGCGGCCAGGGCGAGGCGCGCCTCCCGGCCGCTGTCCTCCTCCGACCGCCGCAGGAACGCCTCCGCCTGCTCCGACGCCTCCAGCTCGGCCGCGAGCCCGGCCGCCCACAGCTCGGTGCGCAGCGGGGAACACCATCTGAGCAGGTCGCGGGCCTGGGTGATCGCCGTGTCGAACGCAGTCGTGCTCACCCTTAGACCGTATCGTCACGGCGTACCGGCGGCGGTCGTCACCGCCGGAGGCCCCGCGGGGTGATCACGGTGGCCAGGCCGTCCAGCAGGCGTTCCAGGCCGAAGGCGAACAGCGACTCCAGGTCCAGCTCCGCGCCCGGCTCGGTGATCCGGGCGATCAGCGGCCCCTCGAACGGGAGCCGCGCCGCGACCCACTGCTTGCTGGTCAGCCCCGTGTCCAGCTCGGCGCCCGCCTCGCTCTCGATGTTGATCGCCGTTCCCCGCACGAAGTTGACCAGCGTGCCGTAGACGTGCAGCCGGGTGCCCGGGTCCAGGCCGACCTCGTCGAGCGCGCGTAAGGTCCACTGCCCGTACGCCAGCAGCCCAGGCAGCGCGACCGGCCGGGTGATGGACACCAGCCGCGGCAACCAGGGATGGCGATGGTAGGCGGCCCACTGCAGCTGAGCGGCCACCCTCAGATGGGAACGCCATCCCGGCGGCGGCTCCGGATACTCGATCTCGGCGAACGCGGCGTCCGCGATCAGCTGGGTGAGCTCGGCCCTGGCGTCGAGATGCCGGTGGAGGGTCATGGTGGCGACCCCGAGCTTGGCCGCCACCGCCCGCATGGACAGCGCCGCTAGGCCGTCGGCGTCGGCGATCTCCAGGGCCGCGCGGACGACGCGGTCACGTTCCAGCCCTCCGGCGGAACGCGACGGCAGCCTCCGCGAGGCGATCACGGCACCGACCCGGGACGTGGACTCGATGGCGCCCGCCTGCTTGAGCGCGGCCAGCGCCTTGGTCGCCGTCGCCATCGCGACGCCCCACTCGCTCATGATCGCCCTGGTCGTGGGGACCGGATCGCCCGGCCGCAGCTCTCCCTCGGCGATGCGGCGCTCGATGTCGGCCACGATGCGCAGGTACGGCGGTCGCGGATCATTCACGCCGCCATGCTGCCATGCCCCGGCGATCGGGCTCAGTGATCGGGCAGCCAGTTGCCGTGCAGGCCGAGGGGCACCCTGGCCGGGAGGTGGACCCGCGCGACGGGCTCGCCGGTGAAGTCCTGCGCCGAGAGGATCACCAGGTCGGCGGCCCCGCGCTCGGCGTCGTGCACGTACGTCAGCAGGAACCCCTCGTCCTCACCCGCACCCGTACCCGCGAACACGGCCTCCCCGACCGCCGCATCCCTGCCGAACCCGTGCACCTCGGCCGTCCCCCGCTCCAGGTCGTGCTTGACCAGGGCGTTGGTGAAGGCGTCGTCGGACGGTTTTCCCTCGGGCGTGAACGGGATCCCGTACAGGGCGGTCGCGGCCGCATAGCCGTACCGGTACGGCAGGGTGGCCCGCGCCTCGTTCACGCGGGGGAAGTCCTGGGGCCGGTCGTCGAGCCGCCGCTGCCGGATGCCGTCCGGCGTGATCGTCCAGCGGTCCAGCGCGGGCCGGATCGCCCCGGGGTCGGCGGGATCGAACGGCCCCTCGGCCGTGACCACATCGACCACGACGCCGTCGCCGTCGTCGTAGGCGTTGAGCGTGTGGCTGACGTGCACGGGCTCGACGTCCACCCAGCGCACCTCACCACCGGCCCGCGGCATCACGCCCACCCGCGTCGGGTGCCCGGGCAGCCACCGGCACTCGAACCCGTCGAACCCCAGCGGAGTGTCCCACAACACCACGTGCGACTCGGTGAGCGCGAAGTCGTGCAGGAACGGTGTCCTGGTCATGGGGATGGTGGTGGTCCTGGCGACGTTCCCGCCGGTGTCGGTCACGATGTGCTGGACGAAATCGTGGCCCGGCATGTACGACAGCGAGTGCAGCTCGCCGGTGAGCGGGTCGTGCTTGGAGTGCGCCCCCGCCGTGAACCCCTGGGCCGTGCCGCCCAGGTCGCACGGGCCCACCGTGTTCAGCTCCGCGTCCAGCTCGGCGGGCGGCAGGCCACCCTCGGCCAGGGCGAAGACGCGCCGGGCGTGCTCGAACACGTGCACCATGGGCGCGAAGCCCGGCGTCCGTACGAACCGGTTCCTGTACCACTCGGCCCGGCCGTCCCGCAGCCGCACGCCGTGGACCATGCCCTGGCCCATGCCCCAGATGTGCACGGCGGGGTCCTCGACGTTCAGCGGGTTCGGGCCGTTGCGCAGGTAGCGGCCGTTCAGCTCGGCGGGGATCCGGCCGGTGACGGGGAGGTCGAAGGCGGTGACCTCTTCGGTGACGGGGGCGAAGGCCCCTTCCAGGTACTTCATGCGAGCACCGTACGAACCACGGCGCCCCACCCCGGCGCCACGCGGAACATCACCGGGCTGTGCACTAGTGCAAGGCCTGCGCCCGGCGGGGCGCACGGCGCCCGCACGGCACCGGCGTGGCGTCCGCACGGCGAGGCGCACGGCGCCCGCATGGCGTCCCGCGTGCATGGCGTCCCGCGTGCACGGCGTCCCGCGTGCACGGCGTCCCGCACACCTGTCGGCACGTCCACGCGACCCCGGTCTCGTGCATGCCGCAGCCCGGGCCCTGCGCGCAGGGGTGCGCGCAGGGCCCGGGCCGTTGTGCGTTCGTGCTAGCGGTTGTCGCCGGTCAGGCCCGCCTTGCGCAGGGCCTCGGCCATGGCGCCGGTCGGTGCGGGCCGGTCCTGACGGCGCTGGCCGCCCCGGCCGTCACCGCGCCCGCGCTGGCCACCGTCGCCATTGCGCTGACCATCGCCCC
This window encodes:
- a CDS encoding GntR family transcriptional regulator is translated as MNDPRPPYLRIVADIERRIAEGELRPGDPVPTTRAIMSEWGVAMATATKALAALKQAGAIESTSRVGAVIASRRLPSRSAGGLERDRVVRAALEIADADGLAALSMRAVAAKLGVATMTLHRHLDARAELTQLIADAAFAEIEYPEPPPGWRSHLRVAAQLQWAAYHRHPWLPRLVSITRPVALPGLLAYGQWTLRALDEVGLDPGTRLHVYGTLVNFVRGTAINIESEAGAELDTGLTSKQWVAARLPFEGPLIARITEPGAELDLESLFAFGLERLLDGLATVITPRGLRR
- a CDS encoding carotenoid oxygenase family protein; translation: MKYLEGAFAPVTEEVTAFDLPVTGRIPAELNGRYLRNGPNPLNVEDPAVHIWGMGQGMVHGVRLRDGRAEWYRNRFVRTPGFAPMVHVFEHARRVFALAEGGLPPAELDAELNTVGPCDLGGTAQGFTAGAHSKHDPLTGELHSLSYMPGHDFVQHIVTDTGGNVARTTTIPMTRTPFLHDFALTESHVVLWDTPLGFDGFECRWLPGHPTRVGVMPRAGGEVRWVDVEPVHVSHTLNAYDDGDGVVVDVVTAEGPFDPADPGAIRPALDRWTITPDGIRQRRLDDRPQDFPRVNEARATLPYRYGYAAATALYGIPFTPEGKPSDDAFTNALVKHDLERGTAEVHGFGRDAAVGEAVFAGTGAGEDEGFLLTYVHDAERGAADLVILSAQDFTGEPVARVHLPARVPLGLHGNWLPDH